In the genome of Luteitalea pratensis, the window GACGGCGTTGTCGAACACCAGGCTCCCGATCCGCCGCCAGTTCCGGAATGTGCGGCGCACGCGGAACGGCGTGCCCGACGTGTCCCCATCGTCGGTGACATCGATCGTGAACGTCAGGGTCCGCTTCGGCACCGGGTCGCCGCGGTCGAAGATCTGGGCCATGACTTCGTCGCGCACGTCGAGGTCCTCCCCGGCAATGACGGGTTGCTCGGGTGCGACGAGCAATCGCATGAAGGCCGGTGCCCGTGTTGGCTCGTCGCCTGCCTTCCCCAACTCCGCAATCGGATAGAGCTGGCGGATGGTTGGCTCCGCGTCCACGCGCCTGAACACGGACGCCACCTTGATCAGCAGCGTCCCGGCGGGGCCGCGGCGGAAGACGGTCACGTCTGGCGCGTTGCGCAGTTCGGCGGCATTGATCGAATCGCTTCGCTCCCCACCGATGTCCTGCTGCGTGATGAAGTTCGCGGTTCGTAGCGGCATGTGGTGGTCGGGGTCCATCGTTGGAAACAGCTTGCCGACCAGCGCCAGCGATCGAATCCGACCGCGCCGGTTCCCTCCTCCTCCGCTCGAGTACCGGGCGACCACGAGTGCCTTACTGGCTCGACGGAAATAGCCGGAATACGGCGTGTCTTCGGTGATCTGCCAGCGGCCCACAAGGCAGACGCCGGTTGGGTGAAGGAAGCGCGCGAACCCCTTCCGATCCGATCCCCATCGCAGGTCGGCAGCGGAGTCGAGCGTTCGTGCGGACGCGCCCTCGAAGCGGGAAGACCTGCCACGGGCAAGAAGTCCGCCGAAGACGCTCTTGATGGTCTGTTCCCGATCCGGCAGCGGCGGTTCGCCTTCCCGACCCCACACCGTTTGATACGGGTTTGCAAACAGCGCATCGACGACGTCCCGGAAGCGCGATCCGGAGTACCGGCGGTCTTCATCGGTGAACTGTTCCGGCCCGGTGAGCTCGTCAGTCATTGCGACCTCCCACCAGAACTCTAGCGCTTCCGCCGACGCCGTTGCCCGCCGTCGTCACCGATGAGTACGCGGTGCGTCCCTCACCGCCGGATCTCTCCCCCTGGTCATCCCGTTGCCGACCGGCGCCGTTTGTGCCTACAATGCCGCCCTCAATCAAGCAATCGACACACCTCATCAAGGGGGTCGCTGGTGAAACTCCACGACTCGGTTGACCGCATCCTCAGGCAAAAGGGATCCGGGGTGTATTCCATCAGTCCCGACGAGACCGTCTACAAGGCTCTCGAGACGCTGGAAGAAAAGAACGTCGGAGCCCTCCTCGTCATGTCCGGCGACACGCTCGTCGGGCTTCTCTCCGAGCGCGACTACGTTCGCAAGGTCAAGCTCAAGGGCCATTCCTCGACAGAGCTGAAGGTCAGCGAAATCATGTCGACCCCGGTTGTCAGCGTCACATCGACGGCGACCGTGGATGAGTGCATGCACCGCATGACGAACAAGCGCTGCCGCCACCTCCCCGTCGTCGACGACGGGAAGGTCGTCGGTGTGCTCTCGATTGGCGATCTCGTCAACTGGATCATGTCGGTTCAGGACGCCACGATCCATCAGCTCGAGGACTACATTTGCGGCAAGTACCCCGCCTAGTCCGATGGGAACCCTTGCGGGACAGGCGGCCTTCTATTACCTAGCGGCAGCCAGCATCGCCAGCGCGGCGCTGGCTGTCACACGCAGCAATCCGATCCACAGCATGCTGTGGGTCCTCGCCCTGTTCCTGCACGTCGCAGGGATATTCGTGCTCGTCGGCGCCCAGTTCCTGGCGGCGGTGCAGGTCATCGTCTACGCGGGCGCCATCCTCGTCTTCTATCTGTTCTTCGTCATGCTGCTCGATCTGCCGAGCGAAACGGCGGCGCGCCGTTTCGGTGCCCATTGGCCGCTGGCCGCCGCAGCCGGAGCGGTCTTTGCCTTCCTCCTGATGCGCTGGTACCAACCGGGACTGGCGACACCGACGCCGGCCGCGACTGTTGACGCTGCGCCGATGCCGCACGTTGCGGCCGTCGGAATGCTGCTCTTCACCGAGTTTGCGCTGCCCTTCGAAGTCGTATCGCTGGTGCTCCTGGTGGCCATCCTCGGTGCTGTCGTCGTCGCCCGAAGAAAGACAGCGTCCTGATGGTGACCACGGGCGCGTTGCTGGGGCTCAGCGCGATCCTCTTCGGGATTGGCCTGGTCGGCTTCCTCAGCCGGCGCAACATCATCCTCATGCTCGTCTCCCTCGAGATCATGCTCAATGCCGTCAACGTCAATTTCGCGGCTTTCGGTCATCACCTGCTCGAGGAGCGCGGCCAGATCCTCGCGCTCTTTGTCATCGCCGTGGCGGCGGCCGAAGCGGCGATCGGCCTGGGACTGGTCATCGCGCTGGCTCGCAACAGGCCCGATGTCAGGATCGAGCACCTGACCGAGTTGAAGTGGTGAGTACGCCACTCCTGGCGATTCTCGTGGCCGCGGCAGCCGCCCTGCTTGTCGTCGCCACTGGAGAACGACGACGCAATGTGAGGGAGTTCTGGTCGGTGGCGGCGGGAGTCCTGCAGTTCGGGCTGGTCGCGTCGATGGCTCCGCAAGTGATTGCGGGGGCTACTCCGGAAGGTGTGCTCGTCCAGCTTGTTCCCGGCGTGACGATCGCATTTCGTGCCGATGGCCTGGGCCTGTTGTTTGCCCTGGGCGCATCGCTTCTCTGGATAGCCACGTCGTTCTACTCGATCGGCTACGTGCGCACGCTCGGTGAGCACGCGCAAACTCGCTACTTCGCCTGCTTCGCACTGGCGCTTTCGGCGACGATGGGCGTGGCATTTGCCGCCAACCTGTTCACCCTGTTCCTGTTCTATGAAGCACTGACGCTGGCCACATATGCACTCGTCGCACACAAGGAGACACCGGAAGCCAGGGCGGGCGCCCGCAAGTACGTCGTCTATCTGTTGGGGGCCGCCAAGCTGTTACTGCTGCCCGCGATCGTCCTGACCTATCAAGTGGCAGGGACCCTCGACTTCCGGCCCGGAGGCATCCTGCCGGCCGGCCAGGTAGCTGCTCACCCGACGCTGCTTGCGATCGTCTTCGCGCTGTTCATGTTCGGCCTCGCAAAGAACGCTGTCATGCCGCTGCATGGCTGGCTGCCGGCAGCGATGGTAGCGCCGACGCCGGTCAGCGCGCTCCTGCACGCGGTGGCCGTCGTCAAGACCGGAGTCTTCGCCACGCTTCGCGTCTTCCTGTTCGTCTTCGGCACGGAATCGATGCGACAGCTCGGCGTCGATACGATTGCCATG includes:
- a CDS encoding CBS domain-containing protein — encoded protein: MKLHDSVDRILRQKGSGVYSISPDETVYKALETLEEKNVGALLVMSGDTLVGLLSERDYVRKVKLKGHSSTELKVSEIMSTPVVSVTSTATVDECMHRMTNKRCRHLPVVDDGKVVGVLSIGDLVNWIMSVQDATIHQLEDYICGKYPA
- a CDS encoding NADH-quinone oxidoreductase subunit J encodes the protein MGTLAGQAAFYYLAAASIASAALAVTRSNPIHSMLWVLALFLHVAGIFVLVGAQFLAAVQVIVYAGAILVFYLFFVMLLDLPSETAARRFGAHWPLAAAAGAVFAFLLMRWYQPGLATPTPAATVDAAPMPHVAAVGMLLFTEFALPFEVVSLVLLVAILGAVVVARRKTAS
- the nuoK gene encoding NADH-quinone oxidoreductase subunit NuoK, which produces MVTTGALLGLSAILFGIGLVGFLSRRNIILMLVSLEIMLNAVNVNFAAFGHHLLEERGQILALFVIAVAAAEAAIGLGLVIALARNRPDVRIEHLTELKW
- a CDS encoding monovalent cation/H+ antiporter subunit D family protein, with the protein product MVSTPLLAILVAAAAALLVVATGERRRNVREFWSVAAGVLQFGLVASMAPQVIAGATPEGVLVQLVPGVTIAFRADGLGLLFALGASLLWIATSFYSIGYVRTLGEHAQTRYFACFALALSATMGVAFAANLFTLFLFYEALTLATYALVAHKETPEARAGARKYVVYLLGAAKLLLLPAIVLTYQVAGTLDFRPGGILPAGQVAAHPTLLAIVFALFMFGLAKNAVMPLHGWLPAAMVAPTPVSALLHAVAVVKTGVFATLRVFLFVFGTESMRQLGVDTIAMGFASATILLASVLALYQDNLKARLAFSTISQLSYIVLGGALLTTSGIVGGIAHITNHAVSKITLFFCAGSIYASAHKTDVSQMSGLARKMPWTMAAFAIASLSLVGIPPSSGFISKWYLAVGSVERGNPWVLAVLLVSSLLNAAYLGPVVYKAYFEVPTASHDHDHIREMPLMVVPMVFSAVLSLLLGMYPDPVLKLAGMVKP